The Pempheris klunzingeri isolate RE-2024b chromosome 15, fPemKlu1.hap1, whole genome shotgun sequence genome contains the following window.
CTACAACTACCATTAATGTTTAACTTAATGCAACCTTTAGACTTTGAATTaagagctctttttttttttttctacattcaCCGTTATCACCTCTCTCCATGACCGCTAAGCATCCTCACTGAGTTTGTGGTTATTTTGCTGGACTGTGTATCAGTGCTGCAGTGAAGATTCCTCTCATACGTTTTGACTGTTTTCCCTGCAGGTTTTGAGCCTTTTGGGGAGCATGCAGTGAACTCCAGCTGGGTGGCAGTGCAGGTAATTTATAACAAAGGTGCCAGTTATGGagctgtgtttttggttttttaccTAAATATGGCATTTAGAGAGGAAAGTGCATtttataatttgtattttaaatggATTTGTGCACTTAAAGAGGTTTAAGGggttgtcatttcatttcattgttgaCAGTGGGACTTTAAAGCCCTTTAAGACTGCAGTTaaagtttatgtgtgtgttttctgtgttcacaGGAACTGGAGCGATTAGGGCTGGGTGAAGCAGTAGACCTTCATGTGTGTGAGGTGCCTGTTGAATACCAGGCCGTTCAGAGACTACTGCCGTCTCTTTGGGAGGAGCACCAGCCACAGGTATACAGGAAAACACACTATATTGTGCATAAAGCACTTATTTCTATCAtattgtgtgtgtaatgttactAAAAATCCATCAGTCAATCCACAGAAATGCTCCAGCTAACCTCTGccacctttttttctcttgtcttttggGGTCCTGAGAGCAGTTAGTGGTCCATGTCGGTGTGTCAGGATTAGCCACCACGGTCACTCTTGAGCAGTGCGGCCACAACAAGGGTTACAAACGCCTGGATAACTGCAGCCTCTGCCCGGCCTCCCAGTGCTGCGTGGAGAACGGCCCCGACTGCATACGCTCAGTCCTGAACATGGACACAGTCTGCAAAAGGGTCAACGGCTCTGGACTCGGGGTTATTTTTACTGTATCTAAGGATGCTGGAAGGTGAGAGATGTTATTTACACATGCTATGGCACTTAACggtttttgccatttttattttcaatccTGGAGGACTATATATTATTCTAACGCAGTAAATGCTAACATGATTCCCTACAGTAACCCTTCTTAGCATCACATAGCTTCAAGACCATACATTTAAGAGGTTGATGTGACAAGGACAATATATAATGgtctgtttattttatattaagaTTTCATATGTGTattgtcttctgtttttctgtctgtgaggTTTGTTTTTAGTAAAATTTCTCTCATAAATAACCATGTTTACACTTACTGGTTATTCTTGTGTATTTCTCCTTTTCACTGTGAAAAATTgcaaatgtgcattttaattaGGAGTGATTTTTGACTAAACTCATTTTGAGTTGTAACTCTCACTCCCTGGTTTTCTGACACCCTCTTGTCTGTTTTCTAAAGCagtaatgtgatttttttttttaaaacttcaaaTGAACTAACATCCATCCTTTGGCTCCATGCCAGGTATTTGTGTGACTACACCTACTACACCTCTCTGCACCTGGGGCAGGGTCACTCTGCCTTCATCCACGTGCCTCCATTAGGAAAGCCCTACAGCAGGCACGACCTGGGCAGAGCTCTCCAGGCTGCCGTACGGGAGATGCTGAAAATGCTGGAACTGGATCACAAACACACCGAGCACTGCAATCACAAGCAGCAACACCAGCATGACCACTAATGACTGACTCACAACCTGAGTAGACTCAGAATAAATTCaccaaaatggacacaaaaacaaaagaatcagACACCTGCTATTTATCGTGCAGGTAAGATCTCAACTAACAGCTCCAGAAATGAATGACATGAATTTCACATTTGACATTGTTTGAATTAGGTGCTTTTATCGGTTCCAATCAGAAGCCCTGTGAGGTATCTTAGAAATGTTGAGGGTTTTACAGGTTTGTGGGGAAAACAACACCCTGACGACAGCATCCGTTTCTGTAGACCTGGTCTGTGTCTGTTCACATGTGTGggtttggatgtgtgtgcaggaggagtGAGCATCTGTGAGTGTTCGTCATGTCTCTGCAACTCCGCCTCTGATCCTCCATGACACTGTGAAAATAGAAGTCTACTCTAGTAATTATGGAGGCATTAACATTGTATCACGTGAGAAGGGAGATTTGTGCAACTAAAATAACACAGAGTCAGAATCAGTAGACACTGAAACTAGAAGTTATAAATAGCGACACAGTGTGGGAATATTTACAGTTCCACTAGTAATCGTTCCCTTGCCACTTGTGAGTTTGTCCTCTCACTGTTGTTACGTATTTCTATTGTCTCCCAGGTCCCCTTGGTACTATTAGATTGTTGTCTTGAAATCATGATGTAGTTCCCTTGTATTATTTTAGCACCAGagaaatgtgatgatttttttaGTCACTGGAACCTGAAGAAATTTTAGTATTCACACTCGTAAAGATTTGTTTATCTCAGGGAATTAATTGCGCATGCAATCAGTATTAAGTAATGTGAttaatttaatgtgtttgtgccATCTATGTAATGCAGCTTTGCGAGGCAAAGCCGGCTTAAAGCTGTGCATAATTAAAACACTTCACACGGGCTTATTTTTTATCTGTTCCTGTCACTCTTCAGTTGGGTGAAAAAGGGCAAACACTGTCTACCTGCACATTGTAGTAGTGTTGATTCACCTTTGatactttttttaattgtggtttttgttattttcatataCGTGAGAAGCTGATATTCCAACATGTATTCCTTCTCCTAAGGAATAAAGATTTTCATTGACATTACTCTAAATTACATTTCAACATGTTGCATCTTTGTGTCTCATAAcatcatataaaaatatgtcCTCTTGAGAATATTGAGACTGTTTATACTTTAactacaatattttttattgggttttttttattgttcttgttttactatcaaaaataaaaaaataaaaatcccaaATAATCCCAAAAGACGCTCCTCTGACCTCTCTAGTGTTCCTATCTTAGATATACATGCAAATGTTATTTGACTTCatgtgttacacacacagagaaccacACCCATGAAATGTCACCTACTAGAGAAAACACTTTATGATTAGTGATCACTGGGTGCTTTGGATGCCGAACATTGCGTACATTAAACTCAAAATCTGAAATGCTAGTATTGCCTGTTTCAGTTATGTCtggtttcatttatttgtacagcacctgaAAACTAAGGTCAAGGTCAGGTAGATCAATAAAGACATTATTGTTGAAATATACCTGAAAAGTGAAAAGATTCAAAAATTCTCACTTAAATCCACCTGAGATCTGAAATTACACGTTCAGATAAGAACACAGCGGTAAATGATTGTCCTGATATCTAAAACATTATGTAACCTGTGCAGGTGCTCCCGTGAATTCTTAAGTCTATTTACTTTCAGATTCCTTTCGTGCAGGCTGAGTTATGGTAACTCTGGATTCATTGCATCAGACCTGCTTAACTTGTTCTGACCTGGCAGAgtaataaagattaaaaaggtATTTAAGCCTGCGTGAACACACATTGTTGCACAGGTGTAAAACAATTTTATCACCTCTCTTAACCATGAAAAGTACCAGGATTGAGGGGAGTCTTAAAGTGGCCCAGTTGTGgacattaaataaaacttttattttaaaatgacaatattcCTTGAAGTGACTaactgaatttaattaaaagtgatttaaaaagcaACCAATGTTATCACGTTTAATCTAAAGGCCTACTTGCTTCTTATGAATAgataattttaataaaacaagCTTCAGAAAGGTTCAGGAGGTGCAGAGCTGGGTGAACAGCAGACACCTGTGGTTTAATAGATGCTGTCAGGCCTAATGGGTCCAGTGAGCCCCAGCCCATAAGGAAGGGTTTTAATACCATGATCACCAATGCTCAGGCTGCATAAAACCCACACAGTGCATATTTACACACGTTTGTCCCACTCTGCTATCCcctttgtttcttgtttttttactttacacATGTAGTATGTTTTTCCACATGGTGCCATGATGTACAGGTGGATGTGGACTGGATTATCTTGCACATACATTATGTTGTGTATTACATTTCagacaatatactgtatgttttctgagctcaagacaaaaacattaacataattTGAGTGATCCTTTAAGATTTGGCCTTGTCGCATGTTAAACCTGTTTGAGTTTTAAATCGAGAGCTTGACCATAAATGAAAGCATTTATCCCACAGTAAATCCAACTCACACACCGCATGCCTCCTTGTCTCCTTCCCTCGCCGCCTACAGGTGACTTCCTGTAGGAGACAAGGAGGGAGGTAGGACGGATCCGAGCGGGGGGGAAAGACAAACGGAATGCGGCCATAGCCAAGGCTCTTTCtacctctctcccaccaccactGTTTGTCATTTTCCCATCAATACTCTGCCTCTGTTGTCCTGTTTCCTGTGGAATAGCAGCGCTTAGCGGGGCAGTCGTCTGAAGGGGTAAATACCGTCGCTAAGAAGACATAAACATGAGTGTCGAGGCGTACGGGCCGAGCTCGCAGACTCTAACGTTCCTCGACACCGAGGAAGCCGAGCTGCTGGGAGCGGACACCCAGGGCTCCGAGTACGACTTCACCGACTTCACCCTGCCGAGCCAGACCCAGACCCAAGGCCAGACCCAGAGCCAGCTAGACCACCAGGTGCGTGTGTCAAGCCGTGGCAGCTCGGCGTGCCTTCCACTGTGTTGACAAAATGTGaattagctagctagcgttagccatCAACACCAGCGGCTACCTCCGGTTAGCATGATGACGCCTTCCATCTGTTACCATGCCTTTATCCCGCTAGCTGGCTAACTAGCCTCCACAGCTAGCATGCTGACACAGCTAGCATGTCGATGCGCGACCGGACAAATGAAGAATGCCAGTGACTTGTCAAGTGTGTCAGATGCCCATATTTATACTTAGTAGCCCTCATGTGTAATAAACACTCACCACATGCTCTGACAAGGCTCAAAGAGATCAGTAGATACACTCGGTTGGAGACAGTCAGTGTGATATTGCTGTCAACAAACCGTTCATTGATGTGACAGTCAGCAAGTGAgacataaaacaatataaagcTTCATGTGTCCGAGCAGCAGTCGAGCTTTTGCACAATTTCTTCCCTTTCTGTGATCCTTCATTGTTTATCCATCCCCACACAAAGCTGACACTAAGTTTCAGACCGTGGCTGTGATGCTAAACACCTGTCTCCTCAGGTTAATGGCCCTGACGGGGTGCTACAGAATGGAGATGACCCTGTGGTTAAAGCCagtcagctgctggctgagttgAACtttgaggaggatgaggaggacacCTACTACACCAAGGATCTTCCTATCCACGCCTGCAGGTAAAGGACCAGACCACCAGACTATTGGCTGGTGCCACAGCTGTCATTAGACTCGAAAACAGTCACTTCAGTCAaattctgattttgtttttgttgcatttagtgttttttttttttatggtggtCGTTACTACCAATTTATTTATACTCTGTAGCGACGTTTTTGTTGACCATAATGTCtatgatataatatattgtCATTCAAAGCACAAGtggtttaaatgtaaaaaaactgtcacacatttcaaacaaatttAAATACTCTTCTAGCCGTTCGCTCCTCTAATCGCTCAAGATGagcaaaatgaaagcaaatgatAATCTGTAATTCTTAGCTGCTGAAAGAACATATCTGTACTCAGTGTGCTAGTATCTGTCCGTGTTGTTTGTTTAACTTCAGTGGTTTCGTGTCCCTGgtgggcaacacacacacacacacacacacacacacacacagcacatgagCCAAATGATCAGAACTTCTTGGATCATGTCTAATGTCAGCAAAGGTTAATCAGTATTATTGTTACGTCCTGCAGTGCTGCTCTTCTCATACTCCCAGCTCATTTTCTGTCTAACTAACAAGTTGGCTGACAGCCGTTAGGTTGGCTGTGCCATAAAAAGTCTGGTCGAGTGTCTCGGACATCTCAGACATTCTCCGTTGCTGAGCTGGATAAGATAACCGCTCAGCTTGTTTCTATATAAACC
Protein-coding sequences here:
- the LOC139214363 gene encoding pyroglutamyl-peptidase 1-like encodes the protein MANKKKVIVTGFEPFGEHAVNSSWVAVQELERLGLGEAVDLHVCEVPVEYQAVQRLLPSLWEEHQPQLVVHVGVSGLATTVTLEQCGHNKGYKRLDNCSLCPASQCCVENGPDCIRSVLNMDTVCKRVNGSGLGVIFTVSKDAGRYLCDYTYYTSLHLGQGHSAFIHVPPLGKPYSRHDLGRALQAAVREMLKMLELDHKHTEHCNHKQQHQHDH